From the genome of Desulfobaculum xiamenense:
CGTGTGCGCGATGACCGTTTGACACGAGCACCGGACAGTCCCAAGGAGGGCGCTTTGGCCGCAGTCGTTTTGGCAACCCGCAACAAGGGCAAGATTGCCGAACTTTCGCAGATGCTCGAGGGCTTCGAACTCGAAGTTCTCGGTTTGGACGCATTTCCCGAGATCGGCGAGATCGAGGAGACCGGAACCACCTTCGAGGAAAACGCCCGCATCAAGGCGCAGGCCGTGGCGCAGGCCACCGGGCTGGTGGCCGTGGCCGACGATTCCGGCCTCGAAGTGGACGCCATCGGCGGCGCGCCCGGTGTCTATTCCGCCCGCTACAGCGGCGAGGGTGCCACCGACGCCCGCAACAACGCCAAGCTTCTGGGCGCGCTCGATGGCGTTCCTGCCGAGCGCCGCACCGCGCGCTTCCGCTGTGTGATGCTCGCCTGCGCCCCCGGCGGCGAGGAACTCGTGGCCGACGGCGCGTG
Proteins encoded in this window:
- a CDS encoding XTP/dITP diphosphatase; protein product: MAAVVLATRNKGKIAELSQMLEGFELEVLGLDAFPEIGEIEETGTTFEENARIKAQAVAQATGLVAVADDSGLEVDAIGGAPGVYSARYSGEGATDARNNAKLLGALDGVPAERRTARFRCVMLACAPGGEELVADGAWEGHIAEAPRGDNGFGYDPLFVDLESGRHSAELTREEKNARSHRGKALRRLLADWPAFWTRVGR